A genomic stretch from Hoplias malabaricus isolate fHopMal1 chromosome 4, fHopMal1.hap1, whole genome shotgun sequence includes:
- the eva1bb gene encoding eva-1 homolog Bb isoform X2, producing the protein MNPVKKDMELLSNSMATYVHIKDNMESFALYFMLGVCFGLLLALMLLILGITCKPRPAKKKSATGRKKPREPRDQDQDQDEAEEEEIDGREVDDDDEGAMPKDTVMTVSEQSQRNGTLRSESVFSSAEELERARRLEERERIIREIWRNGQPDILVTGTGTLGRVHYR; encoded by the exons ATGAATCCCGTGAAGAAGGACATGGAGCTGCTGAGTAACAGCATGGCAACGTATGTTCACATTAAAG ACAACATGGAGAGCTTTGCTCTGTACTTCATGCTGGGAGTGTGTTTCGGGCTGCTACTCGCTCTGATGCTCCTCATCCTGGGAATCACCTGCAAACCACGTCCGGCGAAGAAGAAATCTGCAACTGGCCGCAAAAAGCCCAGAGAGCCCAGAGATCAGGACCAGGACCAGG ATGAGGCAGAAGAGGAGGAGATAGACGGCAGGGAAGTGGATGACGATGATGAAGGGGCAATGCCGAAGGATACAGTCATGACCGTGAGTGAGCAGAGTCAGAGGAACGGGACGCTGAGGAGCGAGAGTGTGTTCAGCTCAGCCGAGGAACTGGAGAGGGCGCGTAGgctggaggagagagagcgCATCATCAGGGAAATCTGGAGGAACGGGCAGCCGGACATACTGGTCACTGGCACAGGGACACTGGGACGAGTCCACTACCGCTAG
- the eva1bb gene encoding eva-1 homolog Bb isoform X1 → MNPVKKDMELLSNSMATYVHIKDNMESFALYFMLGVCFGLLLALMLLILGITCKPRPAKKKSATGRKKPREPRDQDQDQADEAEEEEIDGREVDDDDEGAMPKDTVMTVSEQSQRNGTLRSESVFSSAEELERARRLEERERIIREIWRNGQPDILVTGTGTLGRVHYR, encoded by the exons ATGAATCCCGTGAAGAAGGACATGGAGCTGCTGAGTAACAGCATGGCAACGTATGTTCACATTAAAG ACAACATGGAGAGCTTTGCTCTGTACTTCATGCTGGGAGTGTGTTTCGGGCTGCTACTCGCTCTGATGCTCCTCATCCTGGGAATCACCTGCAAACCACGTCCGGCGAAGAAGAAATCTGCAACTGGCCGCAAAAAGCCCAGAGAGCCCAGAGATCAGGACCAGGACCA GGCAGATGAGGCAGAAGAGGAGGAGATAGACGGCAGGGAAGTGGATGACGATGATGAAGGGGCAATGCCGAAGGATACAGTCATGACCGTGAGTGAGCAGAGTCAGAGGAACGGGACGCTGAGGAGCGAGAGTGTGTTCAGCTCAGCCGAGGAACTGGAGAGGGCGCGTAGgctggaggagagagagcgCATCATCAGGGAAATCTGGAGGAACGGGCAGCCGGACATACTGGTCACTGGCACAGGGACACTGGGACGAGTCCACTACCGCTAG